From the Aerococcus viridans genome, the window GTGGTGAAATTTCAATAATTTCTTCAAATGTAGTTGGTACTTCTTCGATACCAGCTTGCTCAAATAGGTCCGCATTGTAGTACATTAACGGTGTAGATGAGTTGAATGGCATAGAGTATAAAGTATCATCTTTCGTATAGTAAGCTAATAAGTTTTCTTCTAAGTCACCTAATTCAAATCCAGATTCGTCAACGTAATCCTGAACAGGTACTGTTAAACCTGAGTCGATCATGAATGTCATCCCTTGTTCAAATACTTGAACTAAGTCGGCACCAACATCAGAACCAGAGGCAGATGAACGTAATTTTGTTAATGTTTCATCATAAGTTCCTTGATATTGCGCATTGACGAAAACTTCATCTTGCGACTCGTTATATTGGTCAACGATTTTTTGTAGTGCTTCACCAGTAGACCCACCCATACCATGCCAGAATACTAATTCAGTTTCGCCCTCTGCAGCACCAGTAGATGAGTTAGATGATTCAGAACCTGCACTAGCATTTCCACATGCAGCTAATAATGCAGCTGATAATAACCCCACACCAAAGCGCATAATATTCTTGTTAAATTTCATTATCCTTATTTCCTCCCGAAAATTGATCTCAAATTTTTAACTCCGCTATTTATCTTAAACTACCAATATTAACTTCCAATCAATTTTCAGTATTAGTTTTGAAAATAATCAGTAAAGTCTTTAATTCGAAATTTTTACACTTATTTGACTTTTTATATTTATAAAAAACGATAAAAAGCCTTTTATTATCAACTAAATAAAGGCAAATATACCGCTATACCAACTTTGATAAATATATTTTGTGTAAAGATTGTATATATATCTTTACAATTTCACGCCATAAATGGGTATTTTTAAACCGTCAAATGGCTTATTGTTTATGCTAAAGTCATTCTTATATGTTTATACTTTAATTTTTAAGCGTATTTAGATTACTATATAAGAAATTAATGATGTAGGAGGATGGTCATTTATGGCACGATTACAGCAATGCACCCTAGCCGATGTAGATGAGTTAAGAGCTGTCTCAATCGAAACTTATACGGACACTTTTGGGGAATTTAATTCGGATGAAAATATGCGGATTTACTTGGAGGATGCCTATAATCGAAGCAAATTAGTAGCAGAATTAGAAACCGCCAATAGTCAATTCTTCTTTTTGAAGGAGAATAATGAAACTATGGGTTATCTTAAATTGAATGTGGGCGAAGCACAGTCAGAATATAAGGGCGACAATCTTCTTGAAGTCGAAAGGATTTATGTGCGAACAGCTTTTCTACGCCACGGATATGGCACAAAATTAATTCAAGCTGCTGAAGAAATTGCACGTAGTCTAGGTGTGGCTGGTATTTGGTTGGGCGTATGGGAACATAATCAACGCGCACTTAATTTTTACAGCAAAATGGGCTTTCGCCATATTAGTCAACATTCCTTCTTCATGGCAGACGACGAACAAATAGACTTGATTTATTATAAAGAATTATAAGACACAAAAATCCCCAGACAGTATAGGGGACCCTAAATGTTAGTCTAAATTTTGGCTCTTCGTCAAATAGGACTGATGAGTAATATCTGCCAGGTAATCATTAGATTGCCTGGTTTTTTATATACTCTTTTCCATTATTCATTTTTATCTTTATACTATGCTTTTGGAGCAGCCCTTAGGCTGCTTGTACTACCGATATTTCATTTAGATATAGCTTGTTCGTCATTAATATTCTAGTTCTAAAATTTTGGAAGTTTCGGTATCCATAGGCTGTCCGTTTTAAGACCTTAATATTATTATTCAAAGTGATTTGGGATTTAGGCATGATATTGGACTAAAGGTTCAAATTTTAGTGAAACTTAGGCTTCAATTTTGAAACTTTGGGTATCAAAAAGGGCATAACACACTGTCATACCTTTCTTAAACTTATTAAAATGAATGTTTATAATCTTACTAATGGTCCTTATATACCTCAATTGATGATGTTAAGTTTTCTTCATAATTTTTAGACATTAAATCCAAGTACATAACATCTAAAACAAAAATCATCGCCGTATAGGTACCAATCGACTCAACATTAAAAACATGATTCTTATCATCAATCACAATATATTCATGACATATTTCTTTAAGCGTTACTGATTTGCGACCACCAATTTTTATGATGTGAATCCCATTTCTACGTTGGTTTAATCGATCTTTTTCCGAGATTTCCTTTATCAATGTCATACGCAAATCGCTATAGCCCGACAAGTCTAGTCTTTGAAATAATCGTAAAACGGTTGCCTTACTCGTATAAGAATTACTACCCAATTCAGTTGCAGTCAAATTTTGAATTTTTGTAGGATTTTTTAAAATATAATCTGCAATCTGTCGTTTGGAATTGGTAAAACCTTCTTTGCTTTCTAATCTTTCTAATAACATCATAAATTTCCTGCAAAATATGTATCACTTTTAATATTCATCTTATTAAAAAGTTTGCAATAACACTAAATTTATCATCGGCTATTAAATTTTAAAATTTTTCATATTTGAATATATTTGGCATCCTTGACCTAGGTCAAGGTAGAAACGCTTACTAGAATCTATACTAAAGTTATCAAACGAAAAGGAGTGTTCAATATGTCTGATTATCAAAAAATTTACGAAACAGAAGCTACAAATACAGGTGGTCGTGATGGTTTTAGCTATTTAGAAGATGGCTCTTATGAAGTAAAAATTACTACCCCTAAAGAAATGGGGGGTTCTGGAGCTGGCCAAAACCCTGAGCAATTGTTTGCTTTAGGTTATAGCGCTTGTTTTCACGGTGCTTTAGAAATTGTTAAAGGTCAACACAAAGTGCGTGAAGATTCACAAGTTACAAATATTGTGCGCCTATACAAGAAACCTGATGCTGTAGACTTCCAATTAGCTGTAGAAATTACTGTTGCTATTCGTGACCTTGACACTTTAGAAGTTCAAAAATTAGCGGACGAAGCACACAAGGTTTGCCCTTACTCTAAAGCAGTTAGCGATTCAATTGAAGTAACTGTTCGCGCAGTAAATTACGACGCTAGCAAAGAAAAATAAGCTTAAATTGCACACAACTCTCAATAAACGTTCACTAGCAATTCAAAACTAGTGGACGTTTTACTGTGCTATAATATATTAAGAAAGGATCGGTGGATATGAAAAAGACAATTGATTTTACAAAATATCATCATTGTGTCAGTACAATGCCCTTATTTCAAGGATTAATCGTTGAAGATATCCAATCAATCCAAAACTACATTACTGAAAAAAATGTTTCGGCAGGAAAATTAGTTTACGCTGCAGGCGAAAAGTTGCAATCACTCTACCTAATACAAGAAGGCCAGTTAAAAGTTTATCGCCTAGCTGCATCAGGAAAGGAACAATTGATTCGCATACTACAACAAGGTGATTTTGTAGGGGAAATGTCATTATTTGAGGAACGTCATTATGACTATTATATTGAAGCAACTCAGCCTAGCAAGCTATGTGCCATTAAAAAAGACGATTTTGAACAAGTTTTATTAGCCCATCCACAAATAGCTATCGAACTTTTAGGTGAAATGGCCCGCCGTCTTGATGATGCCGAACAGCAAACGACTGGCATAACTACAAGCTCGACGAAAGCGCGATTGATTCAATACTTATTGCATATGAGTGAAAAACAAGATTCTTTAAAAGTAAAATTAGCAACAACCAAGAAAGCTACGGCTTCGTATCTTGGAATGTCACCAGAAACTTTTAGTCGTTGCTTATCTAAATTAACTAAGGACCAACTTATTTCGCAACCACGTCCAAATATTATTGAAATACTAGATAAAAATGCGCTAGAATTCGCATTACTTGATGAAAGCATCGAAGCAAATGAATAATATTTTATTATAAAGTAACAGATTAATTGCTGTTACTTTTTTTGTCGCTCTAATAAGCTAATCCATAGAAACTACCAGCTAAAATATTTGTTTAACTACTTGTGAATATGCTCTTACCCTACTGTTTATAAAACTTTAATCTCCTATGTCGAATGACGCAAAAATATGTCCTAAATCTATTGACTTTTAAAAAAAGTTCATAATTTGATAACCTTGAAAAGTTTTTAAGCTTAAATTGTCAAATTAAGTGCAACACAGTTTT encodes:
- a CDS encoding organic hydroperoxide resistance protein encodes the protein MSDYQKIYETEATNTGGRDGFSYLEDGSYEVKITTPKEMGGSGAGQNPEQLFALGYSACFHGALEIVKGQHKVREDSQVTNIVRLYKKPDAVDFQLAVEITVAIRDLDTLEVQKLADEAHKVCPYSKAVSDSIEVTVRAVNYDASKEK
- a CDS encoding GNAT family N-acetyltransferase, giving the protein MARLQQCTLADVDELRAVSIETYTDTFGEFNSDENMRIYLEDAYNRSKLVAELETANSQFFFLKENNETMGYLKLNVGEAQSEYKGDNLLEVERIYVRTAFLRHGYGTKLIQAAEEIARSLGVAGIWLGVWEHNQRALNFYSKMGFRHISQHSFFMADDEQIDLIYYKEL
- a CDS encoding MurR/RpiR family transcriptional regulator, with translation MLLERLESKEGFTNSKRQIADYILKNPTKIQNLTATELGSNSYTSKATVLRLFQRLDLSGYSDLRMTLIKEISEKDRLNQRRNGIHIIKIGGRKSVTLKEICHEYIVIDDKNHVFNVESIGTYTAMIFVLDVMYLDLMSKNYEENLTSSIEVYKDH
- a CDS encoding Crp/Fnr family transcriptional regulator → MKKTIDFTKYHHCVSTMPLFQGLIVEDIQSIQNYITEKNVSAGKLVYAAGEKLQSLYLIQEGQLKVYRLAASGKEQLIRILQQGDFVGEMSLFEERHYDYYIEATQPSKLCAIKKDDFEQVLLAHPQIAIELLGEMARRLDDAEQQTTGITTSSTKARLIQYLLHMSEKQDSLKVKLATTKKATASYLGMSPETFSRCLSKLTKDQLISQPRPNIIEILDKNALEFALLDESIEANE